The sequence below is a genomic window from Hyalangium minutum.
ACGGGGGCCTTCGAGGCGGCGCACGGCGGCACCCTCTTCCTGGACGAGGTGGGGGAGATGCCGCTGGAGGTGCAGGCCAAGCTGCTGCGCGTGCTGGAGAGCGGCGAGGTGAAGCCGGTGGGCGCCACGCGGCCCATCCACATGGACGTACGGGTGGTGGCCGCCACCCACCGGGACTTGAAGCAGTGGGTGCACCAGGGCCGGTTCCGCGAGGACCTGTACTACCGGCTCAACGTCCTGCCCGTGGGGCTGCCGCCGCTGCGCAGCCGGCGCTCAGACATCCGGCTGCTGGCCGAGCACTTCGTGCGCTTGCATGCGCCGCGGGAGCAGGAGCGCACGTTCACCCCGGCTGCTCTGGCCAAGCTGCAGCAGCACGACTGGCCGGGCAACATCCGCGAGCTGCGCAACGTGGTGAGCCGCGCCCTGTTGATGCTCAAGAAGCCGCAGCTGGACGCCAGCGACATCTCCTTCACGGAGTCCTCCACCCACCGCCCACCCGAGGACTCAGGCACTCCGCCTCTGGAGCTGCCGGAGGGCGTGTCGCTGGAGCAGATGATGCAGCGGCTGGAGCGTCAGCTCATCGAGAGCACCCTGCGCCGCTACCACTACCGCAAGGACCACACCGCCAAGGCCCTGGGCCTGGCACGCTCCTCCCTCTTCAAGAAGCTCAAGCAGTGGGGCCTGGGCTCTGAGGAGGACTGAGGGGCAAGCCTTGACCCACAGCCCTCCGCTTGATTGAAAGGGCGTGGCTATGCGTCTCCGAACTTGCAGCGCCCCCCTGATACTGCTCCTGCTTTCGGCCTGCGCAACGATGGATCCGAGCCCGGGAGAGCTGGAGGACCCGAGTCCCCAGAGTCCGAGATTCGCCAACCTTCAGCGGGCGGCGCAGTACCCGTGGACGGATGATGGGAAATGCGTGGTGCGGGAAGCATCCAACGAGTGGCCGATCCTTGCGGAGCGGTGCTTTCATGCTCTCGATCGCGACAGAGTCAGGTTCCGGGATGTCACCAAAAGATGCGCTGTGGCCTACGCGGATGCAGCCGCTCCCGCAGTCGTGGCCCTCTGTGTTTTCGCGGCACCCGAGATCGCCGTCGGTGCAGTGATTGTTATTGGCGCGGTAGTGGTAGCAGCCGCCATCCAGGAGGGAATTGATGCTTATCAACGGAATGCATCCCGCGAGCGCGCGAAGCCCAAGGCTCCAACGCAGCCCGCTCAGGAACCGTTAGCGGACCGAACGCCCAAGCCAAAGGGGTCGAGCACCGGAGACATCTTCCCCCCACCGCCAGAAACCACGCCGCGCCGTCCGTCGTGCGAGCCCATCCCGGTGCGGCACGCGGGCTCAGATGTCCCGCATAACGAGTGCGCCGATCAGTTTCCGCCCAACCGTTATCCCGGCATGGACGTATTCGTGGGCGGTGAGCGCTTCGATGCGCTGCAAATCGGTGTGCGCGTGCTGTGGGAGATCAAGACCCACCGATTTGACACCTACCCTGACTTTATCCAGGAGCGAGAGATTGCGAAGGAGGTGGCGCAATTGAGGAAGGAACTCGCCGCTGCGCGGGCCTGTGGATACGACTTCGTCGTTGGGGTGAGCACGCAAGCGCACAGACTCGCGCTGATCGCCCGGATTCCCACCCTCCATGTCGTTGTCACGGGATGCACACGATGATCATACCGAGAGTCCTCGTCTTCATCGTCTACGCGCCTGCGCTCGTGGGCAAAGACGGCCGCGCGCTTGATGTCATCCATGGGATGGAAAAGGCACTTCCCGGTTTGCGCCTCGCGTGGAGGATCTCCGAAAGCGGGCGCCCCATCGCATTGCCGCATCGTGACGCGTGGCTCATAGAAAGGATCAAGGACGGCGGATTTCCTCTTCTGTGCAACGGGGACGCGAGTTACCCCGTGACGGTGAACGGGTCGGAAAACCCGGCACTCCTC
It includes:
- a CDS encoding sigma 54-interacting transcriptional regulator, coding for TGAFEAAHGGTLFLDEVGEMPLEVQAKLLRVLESGEVKPVGATRPIHMDVRVVAATHRDLKQWVHQGRFREDLYYRLNVLPVGLPPLRSRRSDIRLLAEHFVRLHAPREQERTFTPAALAKLQQHDWPGNIRELRNVVSRALLMLKKPQLDASDISFTESSTHRPPEDSGTPPLELPEGVSLEQMMQRLERQLIESTLRRYHYRKDHTAKALGLARSSLFKKLKQWGLGSEED
- a CDS encoding DUF6310 domain-containing protein encodes the protein MRLRTCSAPLILLLLSACATMDPSPGELEDPSPQSPRFANLQRAAQYPWTDDGKCVVREASNEWPILAERCFHALDRDRVRFRDVTKRCAVAYADAAAPAVVALCVFAAPEIAVGAVIVIGAVVVAAAIQEGIDAYQRNASRERAKPKAPTQPAQEPLADRTPKPKGSSTGDIFPPPPETTPRRPSCEPIPVRHAGSDVPHNECADQFPPNRYPGMDVFVGGERFDALQIGVRVLWEIKTHRFDTYPDFIQEREIAKEVAQLRKELAAARACGYDFVVGVSTQAHRLALIARIPTLHVVVTGCTR